A portion of the Oncorhynchus masou masou isolate Uvic2021 chromosome 11, UVic_Omas_1.1, whole genome shotgun sequence genome contains these proteins:
- the LOC135548480 gene encoding myotubularin-related protein 2-like isoform X7 codes for MVRSPTGLSASDRSPQDIRNLRFAHKQMDDSLRKSIFEILMKCAFPVSNGLTIFAFEYGQVYPENGWKVYDAQAEYKRQGLPNESWRITKVNDHYELCDTYPSTLVVPVNIPDEELKRVAAFRAKGRIPVLSWIHPESQATVIRCSQPMVGVNGKRSKDDEKYLQTIMDANAQSHKLFIFDARPSVNAAANKMKGGGYESEDAYQNAELVFLDIHNIHVMRQSLRKLKEVVYPNIGESHWFSNLESTHWLEHMKLILAGALRIADKVESRKTSVVVHCSDGWDRTAQLTSLAMVMLDGHYRTIRGFQVLLEKEWLSFGHRFQLRIGHGDKNHTDADRSPVFLQFIDCVWQMTRQFPAAFEFNEYFLITILDHLYSCLFGTFMCNSEQQRVKEELPKKTVSLWAYINSQPEEFTNPLYVNYSNHVLFPVVSMRHLELWVGYYIRWNPRMRPQVWENYLTSIAGVMKLMEPVHQRYKELLAKRAELQKRIEELQREVTNRSASSSSERAGSPTRSITPVQTFV; via the exons ATGGTGAGGTCTCCTACGGGCTTGTCTGCAAG TGACCGGTCTCCTCAGGATATCCGTAATCTGCGGTTTGCACACAAGCAGATGGACGATTCACTCAGGAAGTCCATTTTCGAAATCCTGATGAAATGTGCCTTTCCTGTTTCTAATGGTCTG ACAATCTTTGCATTTGAGTATGGGCAGGTCTATCCTGAAAATGGCTGGAAAGTGTATGATGCTCAAGCGGAATACAAAAGACAG ggctTACCCAACGAGAGCTGGAGGATAACTAAAGTGAATGATCACTACGAGCTGTGTGACACTTACCCATCAACCCTGGTGGTGCCTGTTAACATCCCAGACGAGGAGTTGAAGAGAGTGGCTGCCTTCAGAGCCAAGGGCAGGATACCT GTGCTGTCATGGATTCACCCAGAGAGCCAGGCCACAGTGATCCGTTGCAGTCAGCCCATGGTCGGGGTCAACGGCAAGCGCAGCAAAGATGATGAGAAGTACCTCCAGACCATCATGGATGCCAACGCTCAGTCCCACAAGCTCTTCATCTTCGATGCCAGGCCTAGCGTCAATGCTGCTGCCAACAAG ATGAAAGGAGGTGGTTATGAGAGTGAGGATGCCTATCAGAATGCAGAATTGGTGTTCTTGGACATCCACAACATCCACGTGATGAGGCAGTCACTGCGCAAGCTGAAGGAGGTAGTCTATCCCAACATCGGGGAGTCCCATTGGTTCTCCAACCTCGAGTCCACTCATTGGCTGGAACACAtgaag CTGATCCTGGCTGGGGCGCTCCGTATTGCAGACAAGGTGGAGTCAAGGAAGACGTCAGTGGTGGTTCACTGCAGTGATGGGTGGGACCGTACTGCCCAGCTCACCTCCCTGGCCATGGTGATGCTGGACGGACACTACCGCACCATCCGCGGCTTCCAGGTGCTGCTGGAGAAAGAGTGGCTGAGCTTCGGCCACCGCTTCCAGCTG AGGATCGGTCATGGGGATAAGAACCACACAGACGCAGACCGCTCGCCTGTCTTCCTGCAGTTCATAGACTGCGTGTGGCAGATGACCCGCCAG TTTCCTGCAGCCTTTGAGTTCAACGAATACTTCCTGATCACCATCCTGGACCACCTGTACAGCTGCCTGTTTGGGACGTTCATGTGTAATAGTGAACAGCAGAGGGTGAAGGAG GAGCTGCCCAAGAAGACAGTTTCCCTGTGGGCCTACATCAACAGCCAGCCAGAGGAGTTCACCAACCCTCTGTATGTCAACTATTCCAACCATGTGCTGTTCCCAGTGGTCAGCATGCGCCACCTGGAGCTCTGGGTGGGATACTACATCCGCTGGAACCCTCGCATGAGGCCACAGGTCTGGGAAAACTACCTCACTTCCATAGCAGGAGTAATGAAGTTAATG GAGCCTGTTCACCAGCGCTACAAGGAGCTGCTGGCAAAGCGGGCGGAGCTTCAGAAGAGGATAGAGGAGCTGCAGCGAGAGGTGACCAATCGCTCTGCCTCCTCATCCTCTGAGAGGGCGGGCTCTCCCACCCGCTCCATCACTCCAGTTCAGACCTTTGTCTGA
- the LOC135548480 gene encoding myotubularin-related protein 2-like isoform X6, which produces MVRSPTGLSASGYSDRSPQDIRNLRFAHKQMDDSLRKSIFEILMKCAFPVSNGLTIFAFEYGQVYPENGWKVYDAQAEYKRQGLPNESWRITKVNDHYELCDTYPSTLVVPVNIPDEELKRVAAFRAKGRIPVLSWIHPESQATVIRCSQPMVGVNGKRSKDDEKYLQTIMDANAQSHKLFIFDARPSVNAAANKMKGGGYESEDAYQNAELVFLDIHNIHVMRQSLRKLKEVVYPNIGESHWFSNLESTHWLEHMKLILAGALRIADKVESRKTSVVVHCSDGWDRTAQLTSLAMVMLDGHYRTIRGFQVLLEKEWLSFGHRFQLRIGHGDKNHTDADRSPVFLQFIDCVWQMTRQFPAAFEFNEYFLITILDHLYSCLFGTFMCNSEQQRVKEELPKKTVSLWAYINSQPEEFTNPLYVNYSNHVLFPVVSMRHLELWVGYYIRWNPRMRPQVWENYLTSIAGVMKLMEPVHQRYKELLAKRAELQKRIEELQREVTNRSASSSSERAGSPTRSITPVQTFV; this is translated from the exons ATGGTGAGGTCTCCTACGGGCTTGTCTGCAAG TGGTTACAGTGACCGGTCTCCTCAGGATATCCGTAATCTGCGGTTTGCACACAAGCAGATGGACGATTCACTCAGGAAGTCCATTTTCGAAATCCTGATGAAATGTGCCTTTCCTGTTTCTAATGGTCTG ACAATCTTTGCATTTGAGTATGGGCAGGTCTATCCTGAAAATGGCTGGAAAGTGTATGATGCTCAAGCGGAATACAAAAGACAG ggctTACCCAACGAGAGCTGGAGGATAACTAAAGTGAATGATCACTACGAGCTGTGTGACACTTACCCATCAACCCTGGTGGTGCCTGTTAACATCCCAGACGAGGAGTTGAAGAGAGTGGCTGCCTTCAGAGCCAAGGGCAGGATACCT GTGCTGTCATGGATTCACCCAGAGAGCCAGGCCACAGTGATCCGTTGCAGTCAGCCCATGGTCGGGGTCAACGGCAAGCGCAGCAAAGATGATGAGAAGTACCTCCAGACCATCATGGATGCCAACGCTCAGTCCCACAAGCTCTTCATCTTCGATGCCAGGCCTAGCGTCAATGCTGCTGCCAACAAG ATGAAAGGAGGTGGTTATGAGAGTGAGGATGCCTATCAGAATGCAGAATTGGTGTTCTTGGACATCCACAACATCCACGTGATGAGGCAGTCACTGCGCAAGCTGAAGGAGGTAGTCTATCCCAACATCGGGGAGTCCCATTGGTTCTCCAACCTCGAGTCCACTCATTGGCTGGAACACAtgaag CTGATCCTGGCTGGGGCGCTCCGTATTGCAGACAAGGTGGAGTCAAGGAAGACGTCAGTGGTGGTTCACTGCAGTGATGGGTGGGACCGTACTGCCCAGCTCACCTCCCTGGCCATGGTGATGCTGGACGGACACTACCGCACCATCCGCGGCTTCCAGGTGCTGCTGGAGAAAGAGTGGCTGAGCTTCGGCCACCGCTTCCAGCTG AGGATCGGTCATGGGGATAAGAACCACACAGACGCAGACCGCTCGCCTGTCTTCCTGCAGTTCATAGACTGCGTGTGGCAGATGACCCGCCAG TTTCCTGCAGCCTTTGAGTTCAACGAATACTTCCTGATCACCATCCTGGACCACCTGTACAGCTGCCTGTTTGGGACGTTCATGTGTAATAGTGAACAGCAGAGGGTGAAGGAG GAGCTGCCCAAGAAGACAGTTTCCCTGTGGGCCTACATCAACAGCCAGCCAGAGGAGTTCACCAACCCTCTGTATGTCAACTATTCCAACCATGTGCTGTTCCCAGTGGTCAGCATGCGCCACCTGGAGCTCTGGGTGGGATACTACATCCGCTGGAACCCTCGCATGAGGCCACAGGTCTGGGAAAACTACCTCACTTCCATAGCAGGAGTAATGAAGTTAATG GAGCCTGTTCACCAGCGCTACAAGGAGCTGCTGGCAAAGCGGGCGGAGCTTCAGAAGAGGATAGAGGAGCTGCAGCGAGAGGTGACCAATCGCTCTGCCTCCTCATCCTCTGAGAGGGCGGGCTCTCCCACCCGCTCCATCACTCCAGTTCAGACCTTTGTCTGA
- the LOC135548480 gene encoding myotubularin-related protein 2-like isoform X4: MENTGSIDSLGSKRSSSRQPSVDSLSSTSTSRSDRSAHAAKPTFAMSSDNVSISTDFSPEIRVLRDSKEEPQLLPKESVQDMAKDVTYICPYIGALKGTLTVTNYRLFFKCMDREPAFVLDLPLGVVSRVEKIGGASSHGEVSYGLVCKDIRNLRFAHKQMDDSLRKSIFEILMKCAFPVSNGLTIFAFEYGQVYPENGWKVYDAQAEYKRQGLPNESWRITKVNDHYELCDTYPSTLVVPVNIPDEELKRVAAFRAKGRIPVLSWIHPESQATVIRCSQPMVGVNGKRSKDDEKYLQTIMDANAQSHKLFIFDARPSVNAAANKMKGGGYESEDAYQNAELVFLDIHNIHVMRQSLRKLKEVVYPNIGESHWFSNLESTHWLEHMKLILAGALRIADKVESRKTSVVVHCSDGWDRTAQLTSLAMVMLDGHYRTIRGFQVLLEKEWLSFGHRFQLRIGHGDKNHTDADRSPVFLQFIDCVWQMTRQFPAAFEFNEYFLITILDHLYSCLFGTFMCNSEQQRVKEELPKKTVSLWAYINSQPEEFTNPLYVNYSNHVLFPVVSMRHLELWVGYYIRWNPRMRPQEPVHQRYKELLAKRAELQKRIEELQREVTNRSASSSSERAGSPTRSITPVQTFV; the protein is encoded by the exons ATGGAGAACACCGGGAGCATCGACAGTCTAGGCTCGAAGCGTTCCTCCTCAAGGCAGCCAAGTGTCGATTCACTGTCCAG TACCTCCACCTCTCGTTCTGACCGGTCCGCTCACGCTGCCAAGCCCACCTTTGCAATGTCTTCTGACAATGTGTCCATCTCAACAGACTTTTCCCCAGAGATACGG GTGCTCAGGGATTCAAAAGAAGAACCACAGTTACTACCAAAGGAAAGCGTGCAAGACATGG CCAAAGATGTCACCTACATCTGTCCTTACATCGGTGCACTGAAGGGGACATTGACTGTCACCAACTACAGGTTGTTTTTCAAATGCATGGACAGG GAACCAGCGTTTGTGCTGGACTTGCCCCTGGGGGTAGTGAGCCGGGTGGAGAAGATAGGAGGGGCATCTAGCCATGGTGAGGTCTCCTACGGGCTTGTCTGCAAG GATATCCGTAATCTGCGGTTTGCACACAAGCAGATGGACGATTCACTCAGGAAGTCCATTTTCGAAATCCTGATGAAATGTGCCTTTCCTGTTTCTAATGGTCTG ACAATCTTTGCATTTGAGTATGGGCAGGTCTATCCTGAAAATGGCTGGAAAGTGTATGATGCTCAAGCGGAATACAAAAGACAG ggctTACCCAACGAGAGCTGGAGGATAACTAAAGTGAATGATCACTACGAGCTGTGTGACACTTACCCATCAACCCTGGTGGTGCCTGTTAACATCCCAGACGAGGAGTTGAAGAGAGTGGCTGCCTTCAGAGCCAAGGGCAGGATACCT GTGCTGTCATGGATTCACCCAGAGAGCCAGGCCACAGTGATCCGTTGCAGTCAGCCCATGGTCGGGGTCAACGGCAAGCGCAGCAAAGATGATGAGAAGTACCTCCAGACCATCATGGATGCCAACGCTCAGTCCCACAAGCTCTTCATCTTCGATGCCAGGCCTAGCGTCAATGCTGCTGCCAACAAG ATGAAAGGAGGTGGTTATGAGAGTGAGGATGCCTATCAGAATGCAGAATTGGTGTTCTTGGACATCCACAACATCCACGTGATGAGGCAGTCACTGCGCAAGCTGAAGGAGGTAGTCTATCCCAACATCGGGGAGTCCCATTGGTTCTCCAACCTCGAGTCCACTCATTGGCTGGAACACAtgaag CTGATCCTGGCTGGGGCGCTCCGTATTGCAGACAAGGTGGAGTCAAGGAAGACGTCAGTGGTGGTTCACTGCAGTGATGGGTGGGACCGTACTGCCCAGCTCACCTCCCTGGCCATGGTGATGCTGGACGGACACTACCGCACCATCCGCGGCTTCCAGGTGCTGCTGGAGAAAGAGTGGCTGAGCTTCGGCCACCGCTTCCAGCTG AGGATCGGTCATGGGGATAAGAACCACACAGACGCAGACCGCTCGCCTGTCTTCCTGCAGTTCATAGACTGCGTGTGGCAGATGACCCGCCAG TTTCCTGCAGCCTTTGAGTTCAACGAATACTTCCTGATCACCATCCTGGACCACCTGTACAGCTGCCTGTTTGGGACGTTCATGTGTAATAGTGAACAGCAGAGGGTGAAGGAG GAGCTGCCCAAGAAGACAGTTTCCCTGTGGGCCTACATCAACAGCCAGCCAGAGGAGTTCACCAACCCTCTGTATGTCAACTATTCCAACCATGTGCTGTTCCCAGTGGTCAGCATGCGCCACCTGGAGCTCTGGGTGGGATACTACATCCGCTGGAACCCTCGCATGAGGCCACAG GAGCCTGTTCACCAGCGCTACAAGGAGCTGCTGGCAAAGCGGGCGGAGCTTCAGAAGAGGATAGAGGAGCTGCAGCGAGAGGTGACCAATCGCTCTGCCTCCTCATCCTCTGAGAGGGCGGGCTCTCCCACCCGCTCCATCACTCCAGTTCAGACCTTTGTCTGA
- the LOC135548480 gene encoding myotubularin-related protein 2-like isoform X3, whose protein sequence is MENTGSIDSLGSKRSSSRQPSVDSLSSTSTSRSDRSAHAAKPTFAMSSDNVSISTDFSPEIRGRPKAFAKVLRDSKEEPQLLPKESVQDMAKDVTYICPYIGALKGTLTVTNYRLFFKCMDREPAFVLDLPLGVVSRVEKIGGASSHGEVSYGLVCKDIRNLRFAHKQMDDSLRKSIFEILMKCAFPVSNGLTIFAFEYGQVYPENGWKVYDAQAEYKRQGLPNESWRITKVNDHYELCDTYPSTLVVPVNIPDEELKRVAAFRAKGRIPVLSWIHPESQATVIRCSQPMVGVNGKRSKDDEKYLQTIMDANAQSHKLFIFDARPSVNAAANKMKGGGYESEDAYQNAELVFLDIHNIHVMRQSLRKLKEVVYPNIGESHWFSNLESTHWLEHMKLILAGALRIADKVESRKTSVVVHCSDGWDRTAQLTSLAMVMLDGHYRTIRGFQVLLEKEWLSFGHRFQLRIGHGDKNHTDADRSPVFLQFIDCVWQMTRQFPAAFEFNEYFLITILDHLYSCLFGTFMCNSEQQRVKEELPKKTVSLWAYINSQPEEFTNPLYVNYSNHVLFPVVSMRHLELWVGYYIRWNPRMRPQEPVHQRYKELLAKRAELQKRIEELQREVTNRSASSSSERAGSPTRSITPVQTFV, encoded by the exons ATGGAGAACACCGGGAGCATCGACAGTCTAGGCTCGAAGCGTTCCTCCTCAAGGCAGCCAAGTGTCGATTCACTGTCCAG TACCTCCACCTCTCGTTCTGACCGGTCCGCTCACGCTGCCAAGCCCACCTTTGCAATGTCTTCTGACAATGTGTCCATCTCAACAGACTTTTCCCCAGAGATACGG GGTAGACCTAAAGCGTTTGCCAAG GTGCTCAGGGATTCAAAAGAAGAACCACAGTTACTACCAAAGGAAAGCGTGCAAGACATGG CCAAAGATGTCACCTACATCTGTCCTTACATCGGTGCACTGAAGGGGACATTGACTGTCACCAACTACAGGTTGTTTTTCAAATGCATGGACAGG GAACCAGCGTTTGTGCTGGACTTGCCCCTGGGGGTAGTGAGCCGGGTGGAGAAGATAGGAGGGGCATCTAGCCATGGTGAGGTCTCCTACGGGCTTGTCTGCAAG GATATCCGTAATCTGCGGTTTGCACACAAGCAGATGGACGATTCACTCAGGAAGTCCATTTTCGAAATCCTGATGAAATGTGCCTTTCCTGTTTCTAATGGTCTG ACAATCTTTGCATTTGAGTATGGGCAGGTCTATCCTGAAAATGGCTGGAAAGTGTATGATGCTCAAGCGGAATACAAAAGACAG ggctTACCCAACGAGAGCTGGAGGATAACTAAAGTGAATGATCACTACGAGCTGTGTGACACTTACCCATCAACCCTGGTGGTGCCTGTTAACATCCCAGACGAGGAGTTGAAGAGAGTGGCTGCCTTCAGAGCCAAGGGCAGGATACCT GTGCTGTCATGGATTCACCCAGAGAGCCAGGCCACAGTGATCCGTTGCAGTCAGCCCATGGTCGGGGTCAACGGCAAGCGCAGCAAAGATGATGAGAAGTACCTCCAGACCATCATGGATGCCAACGCTCAGTCCCACAAGCTCTTCATCTTCGATGCCAGGCCTAGCGTCAATGCTGCTGCCAACAAG ATGAAAGGAGGTGGTTATGAGAGTGAGGATGCCTATCAGAATGCAGAATTGGTGTTCTTGGACATCCACAACATCCACGTGATGAGGCAGTCACTGCGCAAGCTGAAGGAGGTAGTCTATCCCAACATCGGGGAGTCCCATTGGTTCTCCAACCTCGAGTCCACTCATTGGCTGGAACACAtgaag CTGATCCTGGCTGGGGCGCTCCGTATTGCAGACAAGGTGGAGTCAAGGAAGACGTCAGTGGTGGTTCACTGCAGTGATGGGTGGGACCGTACTGCCCAGCTCACCTCCCTGGCCATGGTGATGCTGGACGGACACTACCGCACCATCCGCGGCTTCCAGGTGCTGCTGGAGAAAGAGTGGCTGAGCTTCGGCCACCGCTTCCAGCTG AGGATCGGTCATGGGGATAAGAACCACACAGACGCAGACCGCTCGCCTGTCTTCCTGCAGTTCATAGACTGCGTGTGGCAGATGACCCGCCAG TTTCCTGCAGCCTTTGAGTTCAACGAATACTTCCTGATCACCATCCTGGACCACCTGTACAGCTGCCTGTTTGGGACGTTCATGTGTAATAGTGAACAGCAGAGGGTGAAGGAG GAGCTGCCCAAGAAGACAGTTTCCCTGTGGGCCTACATCAACAGCCAGCCAGAGGAGTTCACCAACCCTCTGTATGTCAACTATTCCAACCATGTGCTGTTCCCAGTGGTCAGCATGCGCCACCTGGAGCTCTGGGTGGGATACTACATCCGCTGGAACCCTCGCATGAGGCCACAG GAGCCTGTTCACCAGCGCTACAAGGAGCTGCTGGCAAAGCGGGCGGAGCTTCAGAAGAGGATAGAGGAGCTGCAGCGAGAGGTGACCAATCGCTCTGCCTCCTCATCCTCTGAGAGGGCGGGCTCTCCCACCCGCTCCATCACTCCAGTTCAGACCTTTGTCTGA
- the LOC135548480 gene encoding myotubularin-related protein 2-like isoform X5 codes for MSSDNVSISTDFSPEIRGRPKAFAKVLRDSKEEPQLLPKESVQDMAKDVTYICPYIGALKGTLTVTNYRLFFKCMDREPAFVLDLPLGVVSRVEKIGGASSHGEVSYGLVCKDIRNLRFAHKQMDDSLRKSIFEILMKCAFPVSNGLTIFAFEYGQVYPENGWKVYDAQAEYKRQGLPNESWRITKVNDHYELCDTYPSTLVVPVNIPDEELKRVAAFRAKGRIPVLSWIHPESQATVIRCSQPMVGVNGKRSKDDEKYLQTIMDANAQSHKLFIFDARPSVNAAANKMKGGGYESEDAYQNAELVFLDIHNIHVMRQSLRKLKEVVYPNIGESHWFSNLESTHWLEHMKLILAGALRIADKVESRKTSVVVHCSDGWDRTAQLTSLAMVMLDGHYRTIRGFQVLLEKEWLSFGHRFQLRIGHGDKNHTDADRSPVFLQFIDCVWQMTRQFPAAFEFNEYFLITILDHLYSCLFGTFMCNSEQQRVKEELPKKTVSLWAYINSQPEEFTNPLYVNYSNHVLFPVVSMRHLELWVGYYIRWNPRMRPQVWENYLTSIAGVMKLMEPVHQRYKELLAKRAELQKRIEELQREVTNRSASSSSERAGSPTRSITPVQTFV; via the exons ATGTCTTCTGACAATGTGTCCATCTCAACAGACTTTTCCCCAGAGATACGG GGTAGACCTAAAGCGTTTGCCAAG GTGCTCAGGGATTCAAAAGAAGAACCACAGTTACTACCAAAGGAAAGCGTGCAAGACATGG CCAAAGATGTCACCTACATCTGTCCTTACATCGGTGCACTGAAGGGGACATTGACTGTCACCAACTACAGGTTGTTTTTCAAATGCATGGACAGG GAACCAGCGTTTGTGCTGGACTTGCCCCTGGGGGTAGTGAGCCGGGTGGAGAAGATAGGAGGGGCATCTAGCCATGGTGAGGTCTCCTACGGGCTTGTCTGCAAG GATATCCGTAATCTGCGGTTTGCACACAAGCAGATGGACGATTCACTCAGGAAGTCCATTTTCGAAATCCTGATGAAATGTGCCTTTCCTGTTTCTAATGGTCTG ACAATCTTTGCATTTGAGTATGGGCAGGTCTATCCTGAAAATGGCTGGAAAGTGTATGATGCTCAAGCGGAATACAAAAGACAG ggctTACCCAACGAGAGCTGGAGGATAACTAAAGTGAATGATCACTACGAGCTGTGTGACACTTACCCATCAACCCTGGTGGTGCCTGTTAACATCCCAGACGAGGAGTTGAAGAGAGTGGCTGCCTTCAGAGCCAAGGGCAGGATACCT GTGCTGTCATGGATTCACCCAGAGAGCCAGGCCACAGTGATCCGTTGCAGTCAGCCCATGGTCGGGGTCAACGGCAAGCGCAGCAAAGATGATGAGAAGTACCTCCAGACCATCATGGATGCCAACGCTCAGTCCCACAAGCTCTTCATCTTCGATGCCAGGCCTAGCGTCAATGCTGCTGCCAACAAG ATGAAAGGAGGTGGTTATGAGAGTGAGGATGCCTATCAGAATGCAGAATTGGTGTTCTTGGACATCCACAACATCCACGTGATGAGGCAGTCACTGCGCAAGCTGAAGGAGGTAGTCTATCCCAACATCGGGGAGTCCCATTGGTTCTCCAACCTCGAGTCCACTCATTGGCTGGAACACAtgaag CTGATCCTGGCTGGGGCGCTCCGTATTGCAGACAAGGTGGAGTCAAGGAAGACGTCAGTGGTGGTTCACTGCAGTGATGGGTGGGACCGTACTGCCCAGCTCACCTCCCTGGCCATGGTGATGCTGGACGGACACTACCGCACCATCCGCGGCTTCCAGGTGCTGCTGGAGAAAGAGTGGCTGAGCTTCGGCCACCGCTTCCAGCTG AGGATCGGTCATGGGGATAAGAACCACACAGACGCAGACCGCTCGCCTGTCTTCCTGCAGTTCATAGACTGCGTGTGGCAGATGACCCGCCAG TTTCCTGCAGCCTTTGAGTTCAACGAATACTTCCTGATCACCATCCTGGACCACCTGTACAGCTGCCTGTTTGGGACGTTCATGTGTAATAGTGAACAGCAGAGGGTGAAGGAG GAGCTGCCCAAGAAGACAGTTTCCCTGTGGGCCTACATCAACAGCCAGCCAGAGGAGTTCACCAACCCTCTGTATGTCAACTATTCCAACCATGTGCTGTTCCCAGTGGTCAGCATGCGCCACCTGGAGCTCTGGGTGGGATACTACATCCGCTGGAACCCTCGCATGAGGCCACAGGTCTGGGAAAACTACCTCACTTCCATAGCAGGAGTAATGAAGTTAATG GAGCCTGTTCACCAGCGCTACAAGGAGCTGCTGGCAAAGCGGGCGGAGCTTCAGAAGAGGATAGAGGAGCTGCAGCGAGAGGTGACCAATCGCTCTGCCTCCTCATCCTCTGAGAGGGCGGGCTCTCCCACCCGCTCCATCACTCCAGTTCAGACCTTTGTCTGA
- the LOC135548480 gene encoding myotubularin-related protein 2-like isoform X1 has product MENTGSIDSLGSKRSSSRQPSVDSLSSTSTSRSDRSAHAAKPTFAMSSDNVSISTDFSPEIRGRPKAFAKVLRDSKEEPQLLPKESVQDMAKDVTYICPYIGALKGTLTVTNYRLFFKCMDREPAFVLDLPLGVVSRVEKIGGASSHGEVSYGLVCKDIRNLRFAHKQMDDSLRKSIFEILMKCAFPVSNGLTIFAFEYGQVYPENGWKVYDAQAEYKRQGLPNESWRITKVNDHYELCDTYPSTLVVPVNIPDEELKRVAAFRAKGRIPVLSWIHPESQATVIRCSQPMVGVNGKRSKDDEKYLQTIMDANAQSHKLFIFDARPSVNAAANKMKGGGYESEDAYQNAELVFLDIHNIHVMRQSLRKLKEVVYPNIGESHWFSNLESTHWLEHMKLILAGALRIADKVESRKTSVVVHCSDGWDRTAQLTSLAMVMLDGHYRTIRGFQVLLEKEWLSFGHRFQLRIGHGDKNHTDADRSPVFLQFIDCVWQMTRQFPAAFEFNEYFLITILDHLYSCLFGTFMCNSEQQRVKEELPKKTVSLWAYINSQPEEFTNPLYVNYSNHVLFPVVSMRHLELWVGYYIRWNPRMRPQVWENYLTSIAGVMKLMEPVHQRYKELLAKRAELQKRIEELQREVTNRSASSSSERAGSPTRSITPVQTFV; this is encoded by the exons ATGGAGAACACCGGGAGCATCGACAGTCTAGGCTCGAAGCGTTCCTCCTCAAGGCAGCCAAGTGTCGATTCACTGTCCAG TACCTCCACCTCTCGTTCTGACCGGTCCGCTCACGCTGCCAAGCCCACCTTTGCAATGTCTTCTGACAATGTGTCCATCTCAACAGACTTTTCCCCAGAGATACGG GGTAGACCTAAAGCGTTTGCCAAG GTGCTCAGGGATTCAAAAGAAGAACCACAGTTACTACCAAAGGAAAGCGTGCAAGACATGG CCAAAGATGTCACCTACATCTGTCCTTACATCGGTGCACTGAAGGGGACATTGACTGTCACCAACTACAGGTTGTTTTTCAAATGCATGGACAGG GAACCAGCGTTTGTGCTGGACTTGCCCCTGGGGGTAGTGAGCCGGGTGGAGAAGATAGGAGGGGCATCTAGCCATGGTGAGGTCTCCTACGGGCTTGTCTGCAAG GATATCCGTAATCTGCGGTTTGCACACAAGCAGATGGACGATTCACTCAGGAAGTCCATTTTCGAAATCCTGATGAAATGTGCCTTTCCTGTTTCTAATGGTCTG ACAATCTTTGCATTTGAGTATGGGCAGGTCTATCCTGAAAATGGCTGGAAAGTGTATGATGCTCAAGCGGAATACAAAAGACAG ggctTACCCAACGAGAGCTGGAGGATAACTAAAGTGAATGATCACTACGAGCTGTGTGACACTTACCCATCAACCCTGGTGGTGCCTGTTAACATCCCAGACGAGGAGTTGAAGAGAGTGGCTGCCTTCAGAGCCAAGGGCAGGATACCT GTGCTGTCATGGATTCACCCAGAGAGCCAGGCCACAGTGATCCGTTGCAGTCAGCCCATGGTCGGGGTCAACGGCAAGCGCAGCAAAGATGATGAGAAGTACCTCCAGACCATCATGGATGCCAACGCTCAGTCCCACAAGCTCTTCATCTTCGATGCCAGGCCTAGCGTCAATGCTGCTGCCAACAAG ATGAAAGGAGGTGGTTATGAGAGTGAGGATGCCTATCAGAATGCAGAATTGGTGTTCTTGGACATCCACAACATCCACGTGATGAGGCAGTCACTGCGCAAGCTGAAGGAGGTAGTCTATCCCAACATCGGGGAGTCCCATTGGTTCTCCAACCTCGAGTCCACTCATTGGCTGGAACACAtgaag CTGATCCTGGCTGGGGCGCTCCGTATTGCAGACAAGGTGGAGTCAAGGAAGACGTCAGTGGTGGTTCACTGCAGTGATGGGTGGGACCGTACTGCCCAGCTCACCTCCCTGGCCATGGTGATGCTGGACGGACACTACCGCACCATCCGCGGCTTCCAGGTGCTGCTGGAGAAAGAGTGGCTGAGCTTCGGCCACCGCTTCCAGCTG AGGATCGGTCATGGGGATAAGAACCACACAGACGCAGACCGCTCGCCTGTCTTCCTGCAGTTCATAGACTGCGTGTGGCAGATGACCCGCCAG TTTCCTGCAGCCTTTGAGTTCAACGAATACTTCCTGATCACCATCCTGGACCACCTGTACAGCTGCCTGTTTGGGACGTTCATGTGTAATAGTGAACAGCAGAGGGTGAAGGAG GAGCTGCCCAAGAAGACAGTTTCCCTGTGGGCCTACATCAACAGCCAGCCAGAGGAGTTCACCAACCCTCTGTATGTCAACTATTCCAACCATGTGCTGTTCCCAGTGGTCAGCATGCGCCACCTGGAGCTCTGGGTGGGATACTACATCCGCTGGAACCCTCGCATGAGGCCACAGGTCTGGGAAAACTACCTCACTTCCATAGCAGGAGTAATGAAGTTAATG GAGCCTGTTCACCAGCGCTACAAGGAGCTGCTGGCAAAGCGGGCGGAGCTTCAGAAGAGGATAGAGGAGCTGCAGCGAGAGGTGACCAATCGCTCTGCCTCCTCATCCTCTGAGAGGGCGGGCTCTCCCACCCGCTCCATCACTCCAGTTCAGACCTTTGTCTGA